Genomic segment of Pochonia chlamydosporia 170 chromosome 1, whole genome shotgun sequence:
CCTGGGCTGCCAGAAGAGACAGGAGAGTGAGTAACTGAGATGGCAACATGGTTTAATGTTGCGCGTTGCGCGTTACGCGTAGAGAAATTTACACGTTGACGTCTTGGGAGAATGCAGCAgtggtgctggtgctttGTGTCGggattgtgattgtgattgtggttgtggttgtggttgtggttgtgtgaTCAAGGACGGAGAAAGAGTCGCAGTACATATATGTCCTCCTTTCTGTATTAGCATAGGAATGATTACCCcatgcaacttgacttgtctATTCCCTCTAAATTTAATAACACCAAGTCCTCGACAATACTGTCTGTACCTGCCGCCTAGCAACTTGGAACCGTCAGTGCACACAAGACATAATACTAAATGGATGCAGCTAGTCTAACATGTTTGCTATTGTTTAACGTAAAGAGCGCAAACAAAAGCTTAGCCGTCACAATGTGCACGAGACAAACCCCTTGTTAGGTTTATTGTTGGCTATTGTTTGCAAAGAAGCTTAGGCCTATTAAATAAATAATATCTCAAGTTGTTAGATACCTAGCAAAACCTtgtctacctaggtacttggcCACAACATGGCTAGGTTGCTTGGCATCAGCAACCAAGTCGCTGCGAGTGTCTCAGTTGTAGGCGCTGTAAAAATAAATAGCTAAGATGACTAGATTTGGCTTAGCCGTGATTATGCAGGGCGAATCAGATGACGGCCAAGAATAGAAAAGGCGCTCTGTTTACTCGGTCATGGCTGCAGATTTCGCGGTAGGTTGGGGCAATTTTTCCTGCTCCATGCTGACATTGGTCACTGGATTGTCAAGCACCATTCTTGTCAAGCCAATTTCATTGTTGATCTCCTCCATGCGCTCAAAGTCCGCATTGGCGACGCCTTCGCTTCCGAAAACGATATCCTGTTACTGGTCAGTGAATATTCCTAAGGAGAGTGATCATCGTGCCATCTTCGTACCATTTCTTCAAGAGTCAGACGCTTAGTCTCAGGCACGAAGAACCAGACGAAGCCAGCTCCCGTAAAGGTCAGCATGCCAAAGAGGATATAGGTGCCATATGTAATGCCCTGGAGCATGTCCGGAGTAACCTGGCCGATTCTGTGTAGGCAGTTATTAGTCTCGGAAGTAGGAAGTAGGGACTTTGGACTGGGAGACTTACATGAAGTTGTTCATCCAGTTGCTAGATGCACCAATCGCAGTTCCGTAGGGACGAGAGCTCAGTGGCCAGATTTCCGCGATAACAATCCAAGCACAGGGCCCCCAGCTGTAGCCGAAATGGACCAcgaacaaccagaccattgCGCAGGCTGCCCACCCTGCCGCTTGCCCAGCTGCCCAGTCATGCATGTTTGTGGCAACGATGCCGGCGATGACGAAATGGCAGAGTGACATACCAATAGCCCCAGCGACCAAGATGGGCTTGCGTCCGACCTTGTCAACCCAGAAGACTGCCGGTAGTGTAGCGATAAACATGACTATGCCCACAACACCAGTTGAAAGCAGGTTGACAGTGTTGCTTGTCTGGCCAAGCGACGAGAAAATGGTAGGTGCGTAGTAAAGAACGGCATTGATACCAGTCCACTGCAAAATGCGTTAGTAGTCACGGGACGCGGGGATTGTTCTCTACCGACCTGTTGGAAGAACATTGTGATGCCTGCAACCGCAGACCGCTTAAGCATAGCCCTGCTTGTAAAGCACGACTTGATCGCAACGAATTGGAGCTTGAAAATATTCCAAGCCGTACGCTCTTGAAGATGTGGAAACATCTCTGCGGCCGTCCGCCTCTCAAAGAGAGATTGCGCTTTGATCTCCAGGAACTCCAGCTCAATGAGTTCATGGTGCTCAGGCAGGCCTCGGAGCATGGAGAGATTGCGCCGAGCTTCCTCTTCACGGTCATTGTGAACCAGCCAACGCGGCGAGAAAGGCATAAACGCCATTCCGACGAGGAGGACCAGACAAGGCGCAATCTGCAGACAGATCGGGACCAACCAAGCAGCTTCGGATTGCTCACCGCGTGCGGTACCACCAATATAGTTTGTACCACTTGGTCATGTTAGAGACAGATGATGAAAATATTCGGGTTATACGCACTAGTCAATCCAGAAACTAAGCATAATGCCGAAGCAGATAGCCAGCTGTTGAAGGGCAACAAGAGAGCCTCGCACCTCACTAGTGCATGTTAGTGAAGGAAGGCCCAAATAGGATATTGCAACTTACGGAGGAGCCACTTCTGAATTATAGATAGGCACGATCATGGCAAGACTACCGACTCCCATACCACTGATGTCTCATCAGCAATGCGTTATTGCCAGCGACGGTGATGGACTTACGTGATAAATCGGCCTCCCAGAATTGCTGACGGTCCCGCCTGGATGGAGGTTGCCTGAACGACTACACCAATAATAAAGACACAGCAGGCAACCAAGATGCCATACTTCCGGGAAAGAGTCTCCGCCATGAACGAGGAGAGAAGGGTCCCCATC
This window contains:
- a CDS encoding sugar transporter (similar to Neosartorya fischeri NRRL 181 XP_001265302.1), whose amino-acid sequence is MGAPAGDHAAVYDAALKRRQALMGDSGFRALLKNFRVFSIAAFACIGGVLYGYNQGMFSGVLAMNSFKEHMGEYDPFDPNASQTKKGWLTAILELGAWMGTLLSSFMAETLSRKYGILVACCVFIIGVVVQATSIQAGPSAILGGRFITGMGVGSLAMIVPIYNSEVAPPEVRGSLVALQQLAICFGIMLSFWIDYGTNYIGGTARGEQSEAAWLVPICLQIAPCLVLLVGMAFMPFSPRWLVHNDREEEARRNLSMLRGLPEHHELIELEFLEIKAQSLFERRTAAEMFPHLQERTAWNIFKLQFVAIKSCFTSRAMLKRSAVAGITMFFQQWTGINAVLYYAPTIFSSLGQTSNTVNLLSTGVVGIVMFIATLPAVFWVDKVGRKPILVAGAIGMSLCHFVIAGIVATNMHDWAAGQAAGWAACAMVWLFVVHFGYSWGPCAWIVIAEIWPLSSRPYGTAIGASSNWMNNFIIGQVTPDMLQGITYGTYILFGMLTFTGAGFVWFFVPETKRLTLEEMDIVFGSEGVANADFERMEEINNEIGLTRMVLDNPVTNVSMEQEKLPQPTAKSAAMTE